The Sulfitobacter donghicola DSW-25 = KCTC 12864 = JCM 14565 genome has a segment encoding these proteins:
- a CDS encoding sensor histidine kinase, with translation MSASLPVSNLIAAMPLPSLAISQSEQIIALNAAAQKLLGVPAKGGHFITVLRQPSVVEAVERCLKGTGPTTATYLTREGSNDTTYTVSVSLVENTGIALVTFQDITMVTAAGQMRRDFVANVSHELRTPLTAVMGFIETLQGPARNDAPARERFLGIMQAETERMNRLVGDLLSLSRVEADERVRPVTQVDIVGIVASTIRSLTPLATEANVSFVVDLPEDPVMLAADMDQLLQVFTNLIENAIKYGGRDRNVYVTLEKRDRVNAFRASGVVVSVRDEGLGIDQQHLPRLTERFYRVDSHRSREIGGTGLGLAIVKHILNRHRGRLKVQSKLGEGSEFIVLLPLEQARNSV, from the coding sequence ATGAGCGCGTCATTGCCCGTCAGTAATTTGATCGCGGCGATGCCGCTCCCCTCTCTTGCGATTTCGCAAAGCGAGCAAATCATCGCGTTAAATGCCGCCGCTCAAAAGCTGTTGGGGGTGCCTGCCAAAGGCGGGCATTTCATCACCGTTCTGCGCCAGCCCTCTGTTGTCGAAGCGGTTGAGCGGTGCCTAAAGGGCACTGGCCCGACAACAGCGACCTACCTGACCCGAGAGGGCAGCAATGATACAACCTATACCGTTTCCGTCAGCTTGGTTGAGAATACCGGTATCGCGCTGGTGACGTTTCAAGACATCACCATGGTCACCGCCGCAGGCCAGATGCGCCGCGACTTTGTCGCCAACGTCAGCCACGAGTTACGCACGCCCCTGACTGCGGTGATGGGCTTTATTGAAACCCTTCAGGGCCCAGCCCGCAACGACGCCCCAGCCCGCGAGAGGTTTTTGGGGATTATGCAGGCAGAAACCGAACGGATGAACCGTCTGGTGGGGGATTTGCTATCGCTCAGCCGCGTAGAAGCAGATGAGAGGGTTCGACCTGTTACTCAGGTTGATATCGTTGGGATTGTCGCCAGTACAATTCGCAGCCTCACCCCGCTAGCGACCGAGGCAAACGTATCTTTTGTCGTAGACCTCCCCGAAGATCCTGTGATGCTGGCTGCGGATATGGATCAATTGCTTCAGGTCTTCACCAATCTCATCGAGAACGCGATCAAATACGGCGGGCGGGATCGGAACGTCTATGTGACCCTTGAAAAGCGTGATCGTGTTAACGCATTCCGCGCATCTGGTGTGGTCGTCAGCGTGCGCGACGAAGGTTTGGGAATAGATCAACAACATCTTCCGCGCCTCACCGAACGATTCTACCGTGTGGACAGCCACCGAAGCCGCGAAATCGGGGGTACGGGGCTGGGCCTTGCGATTGTGAAACATATCCTTAACCGTCATCGCGGGCGGTTGAAGGTGCAATCAAAACTCGGTGAAGGGTCTGAATTCATTGTGTTATTACCGTTAGAACAGGCGCGAAATTCGGTCTGA
- a CDS encoding gamma carbonic anhydrase family protein codes for MTLYALADISPQVAPSAWVAPDANVIGNVELAEKSSVWFGCTLRGDNERITVGEGSNVQENCVFHTDIGYPLTIGTNCTIGHKVMLHGCTIEDNSLIGMGATILNGAKIGKNCLIGAGALITENKVIPDGSLVMGSPGKVVRTLDEAAIQGLTMSALHYQQNAARFAKDLKEI; via the coding sequence ATGACCCTTTATGCCCTAGCAGATATTTCGCCACAGGTTGCCCCTTCGGCATGGGTTGCGCCCGATGCCAATGTGATTGGCAATGTTGAACTGGCCGAGAAATCGTCAGTTTGGTTTGGCTGTACTTTGCGCGGAGATAATGAACGCATCACCGTCGGCGAGGGGTCAAACGTGCAGGAAAACTGCGTTTTCCATACGGATATCGGCTATCCGCTGACCATCGGCACCAATTGTACCATCGGGCATAAGGTGATGCTGCATGGCTGCACGATTGAAGATAATTCATTGATTGGTATGGGCGCGACCATCCTGAACGGCGCCAAGATCGGCAAGAATTGCCTGATCGGGGCAGGGGCTTTGATTACGGAAAACAAGGTCATACCGGACGGCAGCCTTGTCATGGGCAGCCCTGGTAAAGTTGTCAGGACATTGGACGAAGCCGCCATCCAAGGCCTAACCATGAGCGCGCTGCATTATCAGCAAAACGCAGCACGTTTCGCCAAAGATCTGAAAGAGATTTAA
- the gmk gene encoding guanylate kinase, whose product MTNRRGLLIILSSPSGAGKSTLAKRLMKWDDTLSFSVSATTRKPREGEVDGTDYRFTTEETFRKWVVENEMLEHAHVFGNFYGSPKGPVEKSINEGRDVLFDIDWQGAQQIRNSPLGLYTLSIFILPPSISELHRRLVSRGQDDSETISKRMQKSWDEISHWDGYDYVLVNDDLDSTEEKLKTIIAAERLKRTQQPQLSEIARDLQSQFEDLV is encoded by the coding sequence ATGACCAACCGGCGGGGCCTATTGATTATTCTTTCCTCTCCTTCGGGGGCAGGTAAATCGACGTTGGCGAAACGTCTGATGAAATGGGATGACACGCTTAGTTTTTCGGTGTCAGCAACCACGCGCAAACCCCGTGAGGGCGAAGTGGATGGTACCGATTACCGTTTCACCACCGAAGAAACATTCCGCAAATGGGTGGTGGAAAACGAAATGCTGGAACATGCCCATGTTTTTGGCAATTTTTACGGCTCTCCCAAAGGGCCGGTTGAAAAGAGCATCAACGAGGGGCGCGATGTGTTGTTTGACATCGACTGGCAAGGTGCCCAGCAGATCCGCAATTCTCCTTTGGGGCTGTATACCCTGTCGATCTTCATCCTGCCGCCCTCGATCAGCGAATTGCACCGCAGGTTGGTCAGCCGTGGACAGGACGACAGCGAAACCATTTCTAAACGCATGCAAAAAAGCTGGGACGAGATCAGCCATTGGGATGGTTACGACTATGTTCTGGTAAACGATGATCTGGATTCAACCGAAGAAAAGTTGAAAACCATCATCGCCGCCGAGCGGTTGAAGCGCACCCAGCAACCCCAGCTGAGCGAAATCGCCCGCGATCTACAATCTCAATTCGAGGATTTGGTATGA
- a CDS encoding YicC/YloC family endoribonuclease, giving the protein MIKSMTGFAAKSGALSPHSWSWELRAVNGKGLDLRIRVPDWIPGLEAGLRKSMSGGIARGNVTLGLRVNREEGGGGLAVNETQLSTVLEALGQIETAAMDAGVSLAPSKATDIVTMRGVLEQAVVEDDNEALAAALLAEFKDVLDDFNAMRASEGAALEKVMREQLADIQNLTQEAEKLAQDRAEQSAQALKRNLSRVMDNVDGIEPDRIAAELALIAVKADITEEIDRLGAHVAAAHELLNQDGPIGRKLDFLMQEFNREANTLCAKAQSSDLTRVGLALKAVIDQLREQVQNVE; this is encoded by the coding sequence ATGATAAAGTCGATGACGGGTTTCGCTGCAAAATCTGGTGCGCTCTCCCCACATAGCTGGAGTTGGGAGCTGCGGGCTGTGAACGGCAAGGGGCTGGATCTTAGGATCAGGGTGCCTGATTGGATTCCGGGTCTTGAGGCAGGATTGCGCAAATCAATGAGTGGGGGCATCGCACGGGGCAATGTGACATTGGGCCTGCGGGTTAACCGCGAAGAAGGCGGCGGCGGCCTTGCGGTGAACGAAACCCAACTTTCTACAGTGCTAGAAGCTTTGGGGCAGATTGAAACGGCGGCAATGGACGCTGGTGTGTCACTGGCCCCCTCCAAAGCCACCGACATTGTGACCATGCGCGGGGTTCTGGAACAGGCCGTTGTCGAAGATGACAACGAAGCACTTGCCGCCGCGCTGCTTGCCGAATTCAAAGACGTGCTGGATGATTTCAACGCGATGCGGGCCTCTGAGGGGGCGGCCTTGGAAAAGGTGATGCGCGAACAATTGGCCGACATTCAAAACCTCACCCAAGAGGCCGAAAAGCTGGCCCAAGACCGCGCCGAGCAATCCGCGCAGGCCCTAAAACGCAACTTGTCGCGGGTGATGGACAATGTCGACGGGATCGAACCCGACCGGATCGCCGCCGAACTGGCGCTGATTGCGGTAAAGGCGGATATTACCGAAGAGATTGATCGCCTCGGCGCCCATGTGGCCGCAGCCCATGAATTGCTGAACCAAGACGGGCCAATTGGCCGCAAACTGGATTTCCTGATGCAAGAGTTCAACCGCGAGGCCAACACGCTTTGCGCCAAAGCCCAAAGCAGTGATCTGACGCGGGTTGGATTGGCTCTTAAGGCTGTTATCGACCAACTTCGTGAACAAGTACAAAATGTGGAGTAA
- a CDS encoding PAS domain-containing protein: protein MSDYQPHCGYAPLSVVEAYWEALRAGRQMPKRAEIDPRGIETALEYAFILERVAPGVARMRVAGSHLHDVMGMEPRGMPLTAFFEKDARIRIAGLLEEVFQTPCSTEVQMVSTFRQGIPQLNARMVLLPLKSDLGDVSRILGCFVSHGELTDAPNRFEISDISLRKLDGTPLDSPVPAEPEIEGFSEPSAPFEAAPMEMNPEEADTAGSPKRPPYLRLVKSD, encoded by the coding sequence ATGTCTGATTATCAGCCACATTGCGGATACGCGCCACTTTCGGTTGTCGAAGCCTATTGGGAAGCGCTGCGTGCGGGGCGGCAAATGCCCAAACGCGCCGAGATCGACCCACGGGGCATTGAAACCGCTTTGGAATATGCGTTTATTCTGGAACGGGTCGCGCCGGGTGTTGCCCGTATGCGCGTTGCGGGGTCTCACCTTCATGATGTGATGGGAATGGAACCGCGCGGCATGCCCCTTACTGCGTTTTTTGAAAAAGACGCGCGCATCCGGATTGCGGGGCTGCTGGAAGAGGTGTTTCAAACCCCCTGCTCTACCGAGGTGCAGATGGTTTCCACATTCCGGCAAGGTATCCCGCAATTGAATGCACGAATGGTTCTTTTGCCGCTGAAAAGCGACCTTGGCGATGTGAGCCGCATTTTGGGGTGTTTTGTCTCCCACGGAGAGCTGACAGATGCGCCAAACCGTTTTGAAATCAGCGATATCAGCCTGAGAAAGCTCGACGGTACGCCACTGGATTCACCCGTACCCGCAGAGCCAGAAATCGAAGGGTTTTCCGAGCCAAGCGCGCCGTTTGAGGCCGCACCAATGGAAATGAACCCCGAAGAAGCCGATACAGCAGGATCGCCAAAGCGCCCACCCTATCTGAGATTGGTTAAATCTGATTAA
- a CDS encoding class II 3-deoxy-7-phosphoheptulonate synthase, translated as MTTWSKSSWRNMPRIQMPDYPDQAALKAVEEQLSRYPLLVFAGEARRLRDHLAAAGRGEAFLLQGGDCAESFEQFSSDMIRDTFKVMLQMAVVLTYGAKVPVIKVGRMAGQFAKPRSANTETVDGVELPSYRGDIINDLAFTPEARIPNPDNMMRAYTQAAATLNLLRAFSTGGYADVRKVHGWTLGFTDGEKAAKYRDLAARISDTLDFMNAAGVSPETSHTLQSVEFYTSHESLLLEYEEALCRQEAETGKWLAGSGHMIWIGDRTRQPDGAHVEFASGVQNPIGLKCGPTMEADDLKKLMAKLNPENEEGRLTLIARFGAGSVGDHLPRLIKAVQEEGANVVWTCDAMHGNTIKSSSGYKTRPFESVLREVREFFSVHAAEGTVPGGVHFEMTGQDVTECTGGVRAVSDEDLSDRYHTACDPRLNASQSLELAFLVAEELTARREAAAIKAAV; from the coding sequence ATGACGACCTGGAGCAAATCAAGCTGGCGCAACATGCCACGGATTCAAATGCCCGATTATCCAGATCAGGCGGCCCTTAAAGCAGTCGAAGAGCAATTGTCACGTTATCCACTTTTGGTGTTTGCAGGCGAAGCACGCCGTTTGCGTGACCATTTGGCTGCGGCTGGCCGTGGTGAGGCGTTTTTATTGCAGGGCGGCGATTGCGCCGAAAGCTTTGAGCAATTCTCATCCGACATGATCCGCGACACCTTTAAGGTGATGTTGCAAATGGCCGTTGTTTTGACCTATGGCGCCAAGGTGCCTGTGATCAAAGTGGGCCGCATGGCGGGTCAATTCGCCAAACCCCGTTCGGCGAATACGGAAACGGTCGATGGGGTCGAACTACCCAGCTATCGTGGTGATATCATCAACGATCTGGCATTCACGCCAGAGGCACGTATCCCGAACCCCGACAATATGATGCGCGCCTATACACAAGCCGCCGCGACATTGAACCTGCTGCGCGCCTTTTCAACAGGTGGCTATGCGGATGTGCGCAAGGTCCATGGTTGGACGCTTGGCTTTACCGATGGTGAAAAGGCCGCGAAATACCGCGATCTGGCGGCCCGTATTTCCGACACGCTAGACTTTATGAATGCGGCGGGCGTTTCCCCTGAAACCTCCCATACGCTGCAATCGGTTGAATTCTACACCAGCCACGAGTCACTTTTGCTGGAGTATGAAGAGGCGCTGTGCCGTCAGGAAGCTGAAACAGGCAAATGGCTGGCAGGTTCTGGCCATATGATCTGGATTGGGGATCGGACACGCCAGCCAGACGGGGCGCATGTCGAATTTGCTTCTGGTGTTCAAAACCCGATTGGCCTGAAATGCGGCCCAACGATGGAAGCAGATGACCTCAAGAAACTGATGGCCAAGCTGAACCCAGAAAACGAAGAAGGTCGCCTGACCCTCATCGCCCGCTTTGGCGCTGGTTCTGTTGGGGATCACCTGCCACGGCTGATCAAGGCGGTACAGGAAGAGGGCGCAAATGTGGTTTGGACCTGTGATGCGATGCACGGCAACACCATCAAATCCTCGTCGGGTTATAAAACACGCCCCTTCGAAAGCGTCCTACGTGAAGTGCGCGAGTTCTTTAGCGTCCATGCCGCCGAAGGCACTGTCCCTGGCGGTGTGCATTTTGAAATGACTGGTCAGGACGTTACTGAATGCACAGGCGGGGTTCGTGCCGTATCTGATGAAGATCTTTCAGATCGCTACCACACAGCCTGTGATCCGCGCTTGAATGCCAGCCAGTCCTTGGAACTGGCCTTCCTCGTCGCCGAGGAATTGACAGCACGTCGCGAAGCGGCAGCAATCAAAGCAGCGGTTTAA
- a CDS encoding GlxA family transcriptional regulator — protein sequence MAQTLSAQRIPTNPDKPRRFVFVLLDNFSLLCFSTAVESLRIANRMAGRQLYEWELIGEGGEQAACSAGTVFQLDRDLVEMGRDDTVLVCSGIDVQKATTKKILSWLRREARKGLVIGGLCTGAYCLAKAGLLDGKRATIHWENQDSFSEEFDEVTLTKSVFVVDNNRMTTAGGTSSIDLMLKIIAEDQDEDLANAVADQLIYNSIRTDQDTQRLSVPTRIGVRHPKLSQVIQIMESNIEEPISPSILAQDVGMSTRQLERLFRRYLNRSPKRYYMELRLQKARNLLMQTDMSVINVALACGFASPSHFSKCYRAHYDTTPYRERGSHAARLSI from the coding sequence ATGGCTCAAACTCTCTCCGCGCAACGGATACCAACAAACCCCGACAAACCCCGTCGCTTTGTGTTTGTGTTGCTCGATAACTTTAGTTTGCTGTGTTTTTCTACAGCAGTAGAGAGTTTGCGTATCGCTAATCGTATGGCTGGGCGTCAGTTGTATGAATGGGAGCTCATCGGCGAAGGTGGCGAACAGGCCGCCTGTTCGGCTGGAACTGTTTTCCAACTAGACCGCGATCTGGTTGAGATGGGCCGCGATGACACGGTGTTAGTTTGCTCTGGCATTGACGTTCAAAAGGCCACCACCAAAAAGATTCTTTCATGGCTGCGTCGTGAGGCCCGCAAAGGGTTGGTCATTGGTGGCCTGTGCACGGGTGCCTATTGCCTTGCAAAGGCGGGGTTGCTGGACGGGAAACGCGCCACCATCCACTGGGAGAACCAAGACAGCTTTAGCGAAGAGTTTGACGAGGTTACGCTGACAAAATCGGTTTTTGTTGTGGATAACAACAGGATGACAACCGCAGGTGGGACTTCGTCGATCGATCTGATGCTCAAGATTATTGCCGAGGATCAGGACGAGGATCTGGCCAATGCTGTTGCAGACCAGCTTATTTATAACTCTATCCGAACCGATCAGGACACCCAGCGGCTGAGTGTTCCAACACGTATTGGGGTGCGCCACCCCAAGCTGAGCCAAGTCATCCAGATTATGGAAAGCAACATCGAAGAACCGATCAGCCCGTCGATTTTGGCGCAAGATGTTGGCATGTCTACCCGCCAGCTAGAGCGGCTGTTTCGCCGCTATCTCAACCGATCGCCCAAGCGTTATTATATGGAGCTGCGCCTGCAAAAGGCGCGGAATTTGCTCATGCAGACGGATATGAGCGTAATTAACGTCGCGTTAGCCTGCGGTTTTGCCTCGCCTTCGCATTTCTCAAAGTGCTATCGCGCCCATTATGATACCACACCCTACCGAGAGCGGGGCAGCCATGCAGCGCGGTTATCAATCTAG
- a CDS encoding ABC transporter substrate-binding protein, which produces MKKMLMATTAAALVATGAFADGHAKEVKLGIIFGFTGPIESLTGPMASGAEVAINEVSESGMLLDGAKVTAMRVDSGCIDNGLAVSNAERLIADGVSGIVGADCSGVTGAVLQNVAIPNGMVMISPSATSPGLTTMEDNGLFFRTSPSDAREGQVMAEILQERGVKSIALTYTNNDYGKGLADAIETSFKGLGGEVTIVAAHEDGKADYSAEVGALASAGGDILVVAGYLDQGGAGIIKAALDAGAWEQFGLPGGMIGDALPENIGPDLNGSYGQIAGSEGEGIEKFVEMAKAADFDGSSPYTPESYDAAALLMLAMQAAGSMDPADYKDKVLDVANAPGEKIYPGDLAKALELIKAGKDVDFVGASAVELIGPGESAGNYRMIEVQDGKNATVGFK; this is translated from the coding sequence ATGAAAAAGATGCTTATGGCCACAACGGCTGCAGCACTGGTGGCAACGGGCGCATTCGCCGATGGTCACGCAAAAGAAGTTAAACTGGGGATCATCTTTGGTTTCACAGGCCCAATTGAATCACTGACAGGCCCAATGGCCTCTGGTGCCGAAGTGGCCATCAACGAAGTATCCGAAAGCGGCATGCTGCTGGATGGTGCTAAAGTAACCGCAATGCGCGTTGACTCGGGCTGTATCGATAACGGTCTGGCTGTGTCCAACGCTGAACGCCTGATCGCCGATGGCGTGAGCGGCATTGTTGGTGCTGACTGTTCCGGTGTAACCGGCGCTGTTTTGCAAAACGTTGCTATTCCAAACGGTATGGTCATGATCTCGCCTTCCGCGACATCTCCGGGCCTGACAACCATGGAAGACAACGGCCTGTTCTTCCGTACCTCCCCATCTGACGCACGCGAAGGTCAGGTTATGGCGGAAATCCTGCAAGAGCGTGGCGTGAAATCAATCGCTTTGACCTATACCAACAACGACTACGGTAAAGGTTTGGCAGACGCGATCGAGACATCGTTCAAGGGTCTTGGCGGCGAAGTCACAATCGTAGCGGCGCATGAAGACGGCAAAGCAGACTACTCTGCCGAAGTTGGCGCACTGGCATCTGCTGGCGGCGACATTCTGGTTGTTGCTGGCTACCTTGACCAAGGTGGTGCTGGCATCATCAAAGCAGCACTAGACGCTGGCGCATGGGAGCAGTTCGGCCTGCCAGGCGGCATGATCGGTGACGCATTGCCAGAAAACATCGGCCCAGACCTGAACGGCTCTTACGGCCAGATTGCTGGTTCCGAAGGTGAAGGCATCGAGAAATTTGTTGAAATGGCAAAAGCCGCAGATTTCGACGGCTCCTCCCCCTACACACCAGAAAGCTATGACGCAGCAGCGCTGCTGATGCTGGCGATGCAGGCGGCAGGTTCCATGGACCCAGCTGACTATAAGGACAAGGTTCTTGATGTTGCAAACGCACCGGGCGAGAAAATCTATCCTGGTGATCTGGCAAAAGCGCTGGAGCTGATCAAAGCGGGCAAAGACGTTGATTTCGTTGGTGCATCCGCGGTTGAGCTGATCGGACCAGGTGAATCTGCGGGTAACTACCGTATGATCGAAGTTCAGGATGGCAAAAACGCTACCGTCGGTTTCAAATAA
- a CDS encoding ABC transporter ATP-binding protein codes for MIVVDDLHKHFGGFHAVDGASLTIEEGSITGLIGPNGAGKTTLFNVIAGVLQPTSGKVTMAGEDITGLPPHTLFHKGLLRTFQIAHEFHSMTCRENLMMVPGGQSGETLWNTWFGRKRIADEERALRAKADEVLEFLTISHLADQKAGQISGGQKKLLELGRTMMVDAKIVFLDEVGAGVNRTLLNTIGDAIIRLNKERGYTFVVIEHDMDFIGRLCDPVICMAEGRVLAQGTLPEIKANEQVIEAYLGTGLKNKEQVGA; via the coding sequence ATGATCGTCGTTGACGATTTACACAAACATTTCGGCGGTTTTCATGCCGTGGACGGCGCAAGCCTGACAATCGAAGAAGGTTCCATTACGGGATTGATCGGCCCAAACGGCGCAGGAAAGACTACTCTTTTCAATGTGATCGCGGGCGTTCTTCAGCCAACTTCGGGTAAGGTCACAATGGCAGGCGAGGACATCACAGGTCTGCCGCCCCATACGTTGTTTCACAAAGGGCTGCTGCGCACGTTTCAGATCGCGCATGAATTCCACTCCATGACGTGTCGCGAAAACCTGATGATGGTTCCAGGTGGGCAATCTGGTGAAACCCTGTGGAACACGTGGTTTGGCCGCAAGCGCATCGCCGATGAAGAACGCGCCCTGCGTGCCAAAGCGGATGAAGTGCTGGAGTTCCTGACAATTTCCCACTTGGCCGACCAAAAGGCGGGCCAAATCTCGGGTGGTCAGAAAAAGCTGCTGGAACTTGGCCGCACCATGATGGTGGATGCCAAGATCGTTTTCCTCGACGAGGTCGGCGCAGGCGTGAACCGCACCCTGCTGAACACCATTGGCGATGCGATTATCCGTCTGAACAAAGAGCGTGGATATACTTTTGTCGTGATCGAACATGACATGGATTTCATCGGCCGCCTATGTGATCCGGTGATTTGTATGGCCGAAGGGCGCGTTTTGGCCCAAGGCACCCTGCCCGAGATCAAAGCGAACGAACAGGTCATCGAAGCCTACCTTGGCACTGGACTAAAGAACAAAGAACAGGTGGGCGCATGA
- a CDS encoding ABC transporter ATP-binding protein, whose protein sequence is MSDTNASKEPFLIGDTMTGGYGKGPDILHGCTIAVDKGEIAVIVGPNGAGKSTAMKAVFGMLDVRSGSVKLDGEDITSLTPQARVAKGMGFVPQTSNIFTSMTVEENLEMGAFIRKDDYRDTIAQIYDLFPILKDKRNQAAGELSGGQRQQVAVGRALMTQPKVLMLDEPTAGVSPIVMDELFDRIIEVARTGIPILMVEQNARQALEIADKGYVLVQGANAYTGTGKELLADPEVRKSFLGG, encoded by the coding sequence ATGAGCGATACCAACGCAAGCAAAGAGCCGTTCCTGATCGGCGACACGATGACGGGCGGCTATGGTAAAGGCCCCGATATTCTACATGGCTGTACAATTGCCGTTGATAAGGGCGAAATCGCTGTCATCGTTGGCCCGAACGGCGCTGGCAAATCCACGGCGATGAAAGCTGTGTTCGGGATGCTGGATGTGCGCTCGGGGTCGGTCAAGCTGGACGGCGAAGACATCACCAGCCTGACACCTCAGGCGCGTGTGGCCAAGGGGATGGGGTTTGTGCCGCAAACCTCGAATATCTTCACCTCGATGACGGTGGAAGAAAACCTAGAGATGGGCGCGTTTATCCGCAAGGATGACTACCGTGATACGATCGCGCAAATCTATGATCTCTTCCCGATCCTCAAGGACAAACGCAATCAGGCAGCCGGAGAGCTATCTGGTGGCCAACGCCAGCAGGTCGCCGTAGGGCGCGCATTGATGACGCAGCCCAAGGTTTTGATGCTGGACGAGCCGACAGCCGGTGTTTCACCGATTGTCATGGACGAGCTGTTTGACCGGATCATCGAGGTTGCCCGCACAGGCATCCCGATCCTGATGGTAGAACAGAACGCACGACAAGCTCTTGAAATCGCAGACAAAGGATATGTTCTGGTGCAAGGCGCGAACGCCTATACTGGAACGGGCAAAGAGCTGCTTGCCGATCCTGAAGTTCGCAAATCGTTTTTGGGGGGCTGA
- a CDS encoding branched-chain amino acid ABC transporter permease — protein sequence MDFLNALVALANYVLIPGIAYGSQLAIGALGVTLVYGILRFSNFAHGDTMAFGTMITILVTWAMQSAGISLGPLPTALLALPFGILGCILLVLSTDRLVYRFYREQKAKPVILVIVSMGVMFVMNGIVRFIIGPDDQSFSDGPRFIISARDFKRLTGLDEGLGIRTTQLITVITAIVVVALLFWFLNKTRSGKSMRAYSDNEDLALLSGINPERVVMMTWIIVAALATIAGTLYGLDKSFKPFTYFQLLLPIFASAVVGGIGSPLGAIAGGFVIAFSEVTITYAWKKVLVYLLPESLEPSSLVQLMSTDYKFAVSFVILLIVLLFKPTGLFKGQSTT from the coding sequence ATGGACTTTCTCAACGCACTCGTCGCTTTGGCGAATTATGTTCTTATCCCGGGTATCGCGTACGGTAGCCAGCTGGCCATTGGCGCGCTGGGGGTTACGCTGGTGTACGGTATCCTGCGCTTTTCCAACTTTGCCCATGGTGACACCATGGCCTTTGGCACGATGATCACCATTCTGGTGACATGGGCCATGCAATCGGCTGGGATCAGCCTTGGGCCGTTGCCGACTGCCCTGCTGGCCCTGCCCTTTGGGATCTTGGGGTGTATCCTTTTGGTTCTATCGACCGATCGACTGGTCTATCGCTTTTACCGCGAACAAAAGGCCAAGCCGGTGATCCTTGTGATCGTGTCTATGGGGGTGATGTTTGTGATGAACGGTATCGTTCGTTTCATCATCGGACCAGATGACCAAAGCTTTTCTGACGGGCCGCGGTTTATCATTTCCGCGCGCGATTTCAAACGGTTGACGGGCCTTGATGAAGGTCTGGGTATCCGCACTACTCAGCTAATCACGGTGATTACAGCGATTGTCGTTGTGGCGCTGTTGTTCTGGTTCCTGAACAAAACCCGTTCAGGTAAATCCATGCGCGCCTATTCGGATAACGAAGACCTCGCGCTGTTGTCGGGCATCAACCCCGAGCGCGTTGTGATGATGACATGGATCATCGTTGCCGCCCTCGCCACGATTGCGGGTACGCTGTATGGGCTGGATAAATCGTTCAAACCTTTCACATACTTCCAGCTGTTGCTGCCGATCTTTGCCTCGGCAGTTGTGGGTGGCATCGGTAGCCCGCTGGGCGCGATTGCCGGTGGCTTTGTGATCGCCTTTTCCGAGGTCACGATCACCTATGCGTGGAAGAAAGTGCTGGTTTATCTGTTACCCGAAAGTCTGGAGCCATCCAGCCTCGTGCAACTGATGTCCACCGATTATAAATTCGCCGTCAGCTTTGTGATCTTGCTGATTGTGCTTCTGTTCAAGCCTACGGGCCTCTTCAAAGGGCAGTCTACAACATGA